The DNA sequence ACCCAAATCTCAGGATACTGCCTATCTCTGCTTTTGCCTCTGTATCCGGGGTCCACCATCCGGCTAATCCTTCCCGGGTAGTAATGGCTTCATATACTTTTTCCACTGGGACAGTAATGAGCAATCTGTGATAAATGCTTTTTGTATCTGTGTTTTCTTTCTGATGATCTGCTGGTGTAAAATCTTCTTTGGGAGTTGCCTTACCCTGCCCTGTGGCGATAAGAGATTTCAGGCTGTCCTGAATATAATGGGTCCAGGCGTCATGGCAGACTTCGTAACATTCACCTTCAGGAACCAACCCCTGATGAGTAAATGTCAGTTCTGTTTTTCCATCTTTTTTATGGATGTCAAATATGATATGAGTGTTTACCCATTCTGTTTTATCTTCAATGAAATTAAAATCATTATCCAGAACATGCCATACCACTCTGGTATTGGGCTGCATTTCTGTAATTTTTATTCTGCACCGGTGGACATCACGATAATGATAGGCAAATTCGCTGTTCAGCACAGAGGTAGATCCTTCAATATTTTCAGACCACCAGCCCCGGACATTATTAACGGCATCAAATACCTGCTGTGGCGAGGCATCAACGGTAATACTTGTTGTAAAATCCTGTGATTTCATACTATTATTTTGTTTTTTAGTGTTCATTATTTTTCAACAATCCTTTCGGATTGTATTATCTTATTTACTTATTCAAAGGTAAGAACATAGAAAGACCTGTAAGGGGTGTAAAATAGACATTATAAGAGGTTGATCCGGACATCTTATTTTGTTATATTTGTATGACACAGATGAGGTTACAGCCGGCACAATTTATTCACCTTTAAATTTTGCGATATGAAACATTTAACCATATTAGTTCCCGATGCACAGACAGCTCCCAATACATTATCCTGCATTATAGGGACCTATCATATTTTTACGGAAGCCAACAGGTATTACAGCCATAATAATAAAGATATGGTTTTCACCATCGAACTGGCAGGAGTTTCTGAGCATTCTGATTTTGTAAATGGCTTGCTTACCGTAATCCCACAAAAAAATATTGCAGCCATCCGGAAAACCGATCTGATTGTGATCCCTGCCATTGCTCCGAACTTCACAAAAATAGAAGATCAAAACACAGCACTTGTCGATTGGATATCAGACCAGTATAAAAACGGA is a window from the Chryseobacterium indologenes genome containing:
- a CDS encoding SRPBCC family protein, encoding MKSQDFTTSITVDASPQQVFDAVNNVRGWWSENIEGSTSVLNSEFAYHYRDVHRCRIKITEMQPNTRVVWHVLDNDFNFIEDKTEWVNTHIIFDIHKKDGKTELTFTHQGLVPEGECYEVCHDAWTHYIQDSLKSLIATGQGKATPKEDFTPADHQKENTDTKSIYHRLLITVPVEKVYEAITTREGLAGWWTPDTEAKAEIGSILRFGFGPDYFKNMEVVDLKPYSLVKWRCIKGFEDWVGTILTFELEPHKKGCILLFHHDGWKSYNSEFASCSFDWALFFRSLKSLCETGKGFPYPEFDKIN